In a single window of the Rhodoligotrophos appendicifer genome:
- a CDS encoding AraC family ligand binding domain-containing protein codes for MTVEPTAHEWDKMPSIEVLGGYMKRSGFRSDGTLLTFNSIRPGMKRWEPHHHPFDQIVLTVDGIQILEVEGKAFECPPRSIVRIAGDDFHTGWPKGDRQVLNIDVFSPPRADYLFLADWQEGFPARDKSQDVHAYHQTPNASEFSGNWLTDTKDIVYLWDDLPSVTLAGGKLRQAAFRGDDSLLTFNWMAKDLPKSAPVSHPSDVLILVVDGTLSIDMAGQVVEAGPRSITRVPPNTPYAVAPAGGAVLAINVFSPVPAELVKHTLYQAGFEVA; via the coding sequence ATGACGGTTGAGCCCACGGCGCATGAATGGGACAAGATGCCAAGCATCGAGGTGCTTGGCGGCTATATGAAGCGGTCGGGATTCCGCAGCGACGGGACCCTGCTGACCTTCAATTCGATCCGCCCCGGCATGAAGCGCTGGGAGCCGCATCACCATCCCTTCGACCAGATCGTGCTGACCGTCGACGGGATCCAGATCCTCGAGGTCGAGGGCAAGGCGTTCGAATGTCCGCCGCGCTCGATCGTGCGCATCGCCGGCGACGACTTCCACACCGGCTGGCCCAAGGGCGACCGGCAGGTGCTGAACATCGACGTCTTCTCGCCCCCGCGCGCCGACTATCTGTTCCTCGCCGACTGGCAGGAGGGCTTTCCCGCCCGGGACAAGAGCCAGGACGTGCATGCCTATCACCAGACGCCGAATGCGAGCGAGTTCTCGGGCAATTGGCTGACCGACACGAAGGACATCGTCTATCTCTGGGACGACCTGCCGAGCGTGACCCTGGCCGGCGGCAAGCTTCGCCAGGCGGCCTTCCGCGGCGATGACAGCCTGCTGACCTTCAACTGGATGGCCAAGGACCTGCCGAAATCTGCACCCGTCAGCCATCCATCCGACGTCCTGATCCTGGTGGTCGACGGGACCCTCTCCATCGACATGGCGGGTCAGGTGGTCGAGGCGGGACCGCGGTCCATCACCCGGGTGCCGCCGAATACACCCTATGCGGTGGCCCCGGCGGGAGGCGCCGTCCTGGCGATCAACGTGTTCTCGCCCGTGCCGGCGGAACTCGTGAAGCACACGCTCTATCAGGCGGGGTTCGAAGTGGCATAA
- a CDS encoding ABC transporter substrate-binding protein, giving the protein MRGRWTAAFLTGLVMAVGMLSASVQAETKFTVQTGAASPGMFVLNQFVADQAGFFKEEGLDVSINYSQGGPLATQIVASGGADIGDVTFEGLMLGYSKGLRGKFIYSRYNQLIYFMAVAEDSPIKSVKDFAGKKIGVASMGSASLIIAKSILRDAGVEVTADMFLPVGIGDSAVAALKADQVQALSLIDFAYAGLERSGQKFRYFFHPAIAEVGNGGYLVTDETLANRKDLLVKYLKCLVKAHIFIQTNPEAAVRMYWKANPAAKRGATEAEAMQKGLEELKFRSVFFSDPPGGKLGAFNIPGVEKYVSVLKQEGVIAQEIPVKDFIWEGLIDEVNTVDPAPIQELARNWK; this is encoded by the coding sequence ATGCGCGGGAGATGGACTGCAGCCTTCTTGACGGGCCTCGTCATGGCGGTCGGCATGCTGAGTGCCTCCGTCCAGGCGGAGACCAAATTCACGGTACAGACGGGCGCTGCGAGCCCCGGAATGTTCGTGCTCAATCAGTTCGTGGCGGACCAGGCCGGCTTCTTCAAGGAGGAAGGCCTCGACGTCTCGATCAACTATTCCCAGGGCGGCCCGCTGGCCACCCAGATCGTGGCGAGTGGCGGGGCCGACATCGGCGACGTCACCTTTGAAGGGCTGATGCTGGGCTACAGCAAGGGCCTGCGCGGCAAGTTCATCTATAGCCGCTATAACCAGCTGATCTATTTCATGGCGGTGGCGGAAGACAGCCCGATCAAGTCGGTCAAGGATTTCGCCGGCAAGAAGATCGGCGTCGCCAGCATGGGCAGCGCCTCCCTCATCATCGCGAAATCGATCCTGCGGGATGCGGGCGTCGAGGTGACGGCCGACATGTTCCTGCCGGTGGGGATCGGCGACAGCGCCGTGGCGGCCTTGAAGGCCGACCAGGTGCAGGCCCTGTCGCTGATCGACTTCGCCTATGCGGGTCTGGAGCGAAGCGGCCAGAAGTTCCGCTACTTCTTCCATCCCGCAATCGCGGAAGTGGGCAATGGCGGCTACCTGGTCACCGACGAGACCCTGGCCAACAGGAAGGACCTGCTGGTCAAATATCTGAAGTGCCTGGTCAAGGCGCATATCTTCATCCAGACCAATCCGGAAGCGGCGGTCCGCATGTACTGGAAGGCCAACCCTGCCGCCAAGCGCGGGGCGACCGAGGCAGAGGCGATGCAGAAGGGCCTCGAGGAGCTGAAGTTCCGCTCGGTCTTCTTCAGCGACCCTCCCGGCGGTAAGCTCGGTGCCTTCAACATCCCGGGCGTGGAGAAATATGTCTCGGTCCTGAAGCAGGAGGGCGTCATCGCCCAGGAAATCCCGGTGAAGGACTTCATCTGGGAGGGCCTCATCGACGAGGTGAACACGGTCGACCCCGCGCCGATCCAGGAACTGGCGCGGAACTGGAAATGA
- a CDS encoding ABC transporter ATP-binding protein encodes MTAAGFGQGAEFDHAASRALPAPRQDDRRGHVRLASVGARQEPLIEVNAVSKTYAAADGKPITAISSVSCSIQPGEFVSILGPSGCGKSTLLMMLAGLLRPTEGTIRFRGTPVTAPHQDFGIVFQDAVLFPWRSVQANVELPAEIAGIPARQRSARAAEMLALVGLEGFGTKYPHELSGGMQQRVAIARALSLNPSLLLMDEPFGALDAMTREQMNVELQRIGLASGATVVFVTHSIPEAAFLGNRVMVMSGRPSTVRDIVEIPLPRDRPIGLMATDRFGIFVSKLRQLLDVSGDVS; translated from the coding sequence ATGACAGCGGCCGGTTTCGGACAGGGGGCGGAGTTCGACCACGCGGCATCCCGCGCCCTGCCCGCCCCGCGACAAGACGACAGGAGAGGCCACGTGAGGTTGGCAAGCGTCGGAGCAAGGCAGGAGCCGCTCATCGAGGTGAACGCGGTGAGCAAGACCTATGCGGCGGCCGACGGCAAGCCGATCACCGCCATCAGTTCGGTCTCCTGCTCGATCCAGCCTGGCGAGTTCGTGTCGATCCTCGGGCCCTCGGGCTGCGGCAAGAGCACCCTGCTGATGATGTTGGCGGGGCTCCTGCGGCCGACCGAGGGCACGATCCGCTTCCGCGGCACGCCGGTGACGGCGCCCCACCAGGACTTTGGCATCGTGTTCCAGGACGCCGTGCTCTTTCCCTGGCGCAGCGTTCAGGCCAATGTGGAACTGCCGGCGGAGATCGCCGGCATTCCCGCCCGGCAGAGGTCAGCACGGGCGGCAGAGATGCTGGCCCTGGTCGGCCTGGAGGGCTTCGGCACCAAATATCCCCATGAACTGTCGGGCGGCATGCAGCAGCGGGTGGCGATCGCCCGGGCCTTGTCGCTCAACCCCTCGCTGCTGCTCATGGACGAGCCCTTCGGCGCGCTGGATGCCATGACGCGCGAGCAGATGAATGTCGAACTCCAGCGGATCGGCCTGGCGTCGGGCGCGACCGTGGTCTTCGTGACCCATTCGATCCCCGAGGCGGCCTTTCTCGGCAATCGCGTGATGGTGATGTCGGGCAGGCCCTCGACGGTCCGCGACATCGTCGAGATCCCGTTGCCGCGGGACCGCCCCATCGGTCTCATGGCGACGGACCGCTTCGGCATCTTCGTCTCGAAACTGCGTCAGCTTCTCGATGTCTCGGGAGATGTCTCATGA
- a CDS encoding ABC transporter permease has protein sequence MSLALESKRVTHKRLARDGTLVSSLLVAATTVALLALWEGIVILFDIQPYILPTPSEILLRAWEDLSTGVILPHLKVTFLEVIGGFALAAVLGVGLGTMIALVPFLERTIYPFVLGFQTIPKIAIAPLLLIWFGFGMQSKIITAAIIAFFPILVNVVAGLKTVDGRRLLLMRALRANALETYLKVRLPSMLPYLFAGLEVGIIFAVIGAIVGEFIGSAVGLGSLIIQRQAAVDVAGVFSVLLYLSLMGIGMNLVLRTIAKRYAFWSATANPVGA, from the coding sequence ATGAGCCTGGCCCTGGAGAGCAAGCGCGTGACGCACAAACGTTTGGCGCGCGACGGAACCCTGGTGAGCAGCCTGCTCGTGGCGGCGACGACCGTCGCCCTGCTCGCTCTGTGGGAGGGGATCGTCATCCTCTTCGACATCCAGCCCTATATCCTCCCCACCCCGAGCGAGATCCTGCTGCGGGCCTGGGAAGACCTCAGCACCGGGGTCATCCTTCCCCATCTGAAGGTCACGTTCCTCGAGGTGATCGGCGGCTTCGCGCTGGCCGCGGTCCTGGGCGTGGGCCTGGGCACGATGATCGCCCTCGTCCCCTTCCTGGAGCGCACGATCTATCCCTTCGTGCTTGGTTTCCAGACCATCCCGAAGATCGCCATCGCGCCGCTGCTGCTGATCTGGTTCGGCTTCGGGATGCAGTCGAAGATCATCACCGCGGCGATCATCGCCTTCTTCCCCATCCTGGTGAACGTCGTCGCCGGATTGAAGACCGTCGACGGCCGGCGATTGCTGCTGATGCGGGCGCTGCGGGCCAATGCGCTCGAAACCTATCTCAAGGTGCGGCTGCCCAGCATGCTCCCCTATCTGTTCGCGGGCCTCGAGGTCGGCATCATCTTCGCCGTCATCGGCGCCATCGTCGGCGAGTTCATCGGATCGGCGGTGGGCCTCGGCAGCCTGATCATCCAGCGCCAGGCCGCAGTCGACGTCGCGGGCGTCTTCTCGGTGCTGCTCTATCTCTCGCTCATGGGCATCGGCATGAACCTGGTCCTGCGCACCATCGCCAAGCGCTACGCCTTCTGGTCCGCCACGGCCAACCCCGTGGGAGCGTGA
- a CDS encoding VOC family protein translates to MPRLIGPDFIGIQVADLDAARRFYTEVVGLTATPNGPPGAVVFDTRPIPFAVRTPVVDLDAVEKLGHGIAIWFGCDDADALHGHLASRDVPIVFPPKDGPFGRYFAFEDPFGYTITAHTVQGTV, encoded by the coding sequence ATGCCTCGCCTCATCGGACCCGACTTCATCGGCATCCAAGTCGCCGACCTCGATGCGGCCCGCAGGTTCTATACTGAGGTCGTCGGATTGACCGCGACCCCGAATGGACCGCCCGGAGCCGTGGTTTTCGACACGAGGCCGATTCCCTTCGCCGTACGCACGCCCGTGGTTGATCTCGACGCCGTCGAAAAGCTCGGACATGGTATCGCTATCTGGTTCGGCTGCGACGACGCCGACGCCTTGCACGGCCATCTCGCCTCACGAGACGTGCCGATTGTCTTCCCGCCGAAAGACGGGCCGTTCGGGCGCTATTTTGCCTTCGAGGATCCGTTTGGCTACACGATCACCGCGCATACCGTGCAGGGGACGGTCTGA
- a CDS encoding MarR family winged helix-turn-helix transcriptional regulator — protein MTSSKTAPTTRDHPFLPHETLGYALKRAQQAMRLHMDRQLQEIGLNAPQYNVLASLEAEPGASNARLARRAFVTPQTMQAMLVKLEQAGLIQRRPDTEHGRIQRTELTERGRSSLAQAHLAAQKSERLAREASSPDAVEMLTRVAEALA, from the coding sequence ATGACAAGCTCCAAGACGGCACCAACCACCCGAGACCACCCCTTCTTGCCGCATGAAACGCTCGGCTACGCGCTGAAGCGCGCGCAGCAGGCGATGCGCCTGCATATGGACCGGCAGTTGCAGGAGATCGGGTTGAACGCGCCACAATATAACGTGTTGGCGAGCCTCGAAGCCGAACCGGGCGCTTCGAACGCAAGGCTCGCACGTCGGGCGTTTGTGACCCCGCAGACCATGCAGGCCATGCTGGTGAAGCTGGAACAGGCAGGGCTGATCCAGCGCCGCCCTGACACAGAGCATGGACGCATTCAACGAACGGAGTTGACGGAGAGAGGGCGGTCGTCACTGGCGCAAGCACACCTCGCCGCTCAGAAATCGGAACGGCTGGCGCGTGAGGCTTCGAGTCCGGATGCCGTTGAGATGCTCACAAGGGTGGCGGAGGCCCTTGCGTAG
- a CDS encoding site-specific integrase, with protein sequence MPTKEDIAKERSKSLSAERIVERYTADQIALLDNLTPTANQLLALDLQLEAIIAENALKDDIHSRTVLYGTLREHLATGETALVSSLAAATIPVNRPGHRQLCMALQRAWLESLERTFERDKGNWAGKPTDPIVDAPALSGSTSATGRTIMELFEDFARENPRAVKPDSLDQSRKAVRHFASTLPSGSGVDAITKASVFAWKQLLMQTPVKAAEIGEFKGLTPAQVVKKNEKLGKPNITPRTVNKLLTMTSGFIGWLKNNGFVTDNPVAGMLLPKQRRQVLRSYSIEQLGALFGSPLYRGCLAEKRWHIAGNVTFDDHRRWLPLLALFTGARMGELAQLETENIREQHGVWTLFITNETTDGDEKAVKNRSSIRTVPIHDELIKCGFIKQVEERRAKGEGRLFPDLVANTRDQIAGAYSREFGKFLEKIGIKLDSRLNFHSLRHTFADGMRRAGYLDYEFAHLLGHVGQLQTSRYGDVREGELTRSAIMINAISYPGLNLQPLHK encoded by the coding sequence ATGCCGACGAAGGAAGACATCGCGAAGGAGCGCTCGAAGTCGCTCTCAGCTGAGCGCATCGTCGAGCGGTACACTGCCGATCAGATCGCATTGCTGGACAATCTCACACCCACAGCAAACCAGCTCTTGGCGCTCGATCTCCAGCTCGAAGCAATAATCGCTGAGAACGCCCTCAAGGATGATATTCACAGTAGGACCGTTCTATACGGCACCTTGCGAGAGCATTTGGCGACTGGCGAAACCGCGCTGGTTAGCTCCCTGGCAGCTGCGACCATACCGGTCAATCGGCCAGGACACCGACAGCTGTGCATGGCGCTCCAGCGGGCATGGCTGGAAAGCCTGGAGCGCACCTTTGAACGCGACAAAGGCAATTGGGCAGGCAAACCCACTGATCCGATCGTCGACGCCCCTGCCCTCTCCGGATCAACCTCGGCAACAGGTCGAACGATCATGGAGCTATTCGAGGATTTCGCCCGTGAGAACCCTAGAGCTGTTAAGCCCGACAGTCTTGATCAGTCGAGGAAAGCGGTTCGCCACTTCGCATCGACTCTGCCGTCAGGATCTGGAGTCGATGCGATCACTAAGGCGAGCGTCTTTGCCTGGAAGCAGCTTCTCATGCAGACGCCAGTGAAAGCGGCTGAGATCGGCGAGTTCAAGGGGCTAACCCCGGCCCAGGTGGTGAAGAAGAACGAGAAGCTTGGAAAACCAAATATCACGCCGCGCACCGTGAACAAGCTCCTGACGATGACGTCGGGCTTCATCGGATGGCTAAAGAACAACGGCTTCGTTACGGACAATCCCGTGGCCGGCATGCTCCTGCCAAAGCAGAGGCGCCAAGTGCTTCGCAGCTATTCGATCGAGCAGCTTGGCGCCCTATTTGGCTCCCCTCTCTATCGAGGCTGCCTCGCCGAGAAGCGTTGGCACATTGCCGGTAATGTCACCTTCGATGATCATCGGAGATGGTTGCCGCTTCTGGCACTCTTCACGGGCGCCCGCATGGGTGAGTTGGCGCAGCTGGAGACAGAGAATATTCGCGAGCAACATGGCGTCTGGACGCTGTTCATTACAAACGAGACAACCGACGGTGATGAGAAGGCGGTCAAAAACCGCAGCTCCATCCGCACCGTTCCAATTCACGACGAGCTGATCAAGTGCGGCTTCATCAAGCAAGTCGAGGAACGGCGGGCTAAGGGTGAAGGACGACTCTTCCCCGACCTTGTTGCCAACACGCGAGACCAGATCGCCGGTGCTTACAGCCGAGAATTCGGAAAATTCCTAGAGAAGATCGGCATCAAATTGGATAGCCGGCTGAACTTTCACAGCCTCCGACATACTTTCGCCGATGGAATGCGGCGCGCAGGCTATCTGGATTATGAATTTGCACACCTGCTCGGCCATGTCGGACAGCTTCAAACATCTAGGTACGGCGACGTGCGTGAGGGGGAGTTAACCCGCAGCGCTATCATGATCAACGCGATCTCGTATCCAGGGCTAAACCTTCAGCCGCTCCACAAATAG
- a CDS encoding phage portal protein — protein sequence MNIVETIKVLFNHASDQSIVEQKSATLAYPDAGLFELFGSSPAISGISVTPKTAMQCTAVRCAVQAISEAIGQLPVHVYSRAADGSKERAPEHPAYRLIHDAANDWTSASDFREQLQRDALLHGNGVAFINRVGGKPVELLRLDPSSISIDQDTATGEPIYSQNTGKSRQRFARQDIFHLKAPGFDGVKGVAPIYQAREAIGLALILERHGASFFGAGGKPDGLLTTDSKLGADAAARMGVAWKATFGGGRSGGTPVLEEGLKYQPVTFNSTDSQYLENRIFQIQEIARAFRVPPIFLMELGRSTWGNGETMGRQFVDYCLRPWALRWESEIRLKLIHGTDHESHFAEFLFDDFLKADAVARMDAYSRAISARILNPNEVRSMENRAPYKGGDAFANPNTSSAATSSLTQEKPQ from the coding sequence TTGAATATTGTAGAGACGATCAAGGTGCTGTTTAATCATGCCTCTGATCAAAGCATAGTCGAACAGAAGAGCGCTACACTTGCATACCCTGACGCAGGGTTGTTCGAGTTGTTCGGCTCCTCTCCCGCTATTTCAGGAATCTCAGTTACTCCAAAGACCGCGATGCAGTGCACCGCAGTTCGTTGCGCCGTGCAGGCAATCTCCGAGGCTATTGGACAGCTTCCGGTCCACGTCTATTCGCGTGCCGCAGACGGCTCCAAAGAGCGCGCTCCAGAACATCCAGCTTATAGGCTTATCCATGACGCCGCGAATGACTGGACAAGCGCCAGCGACTTCCGCGAACAGCTTCAGCGCGATGCCCTGTTACACGGCAATGGCGTCGCGTTCATCAATCGCGTCGGTGGGAAGCCCGTTGAGCTGCTTCGGCTCGATCCGTCATCGATTTCGATAGATCAGGACACCGCTACCGGCGAGCCAATCTATTCGCAGAACACCGGCAAGAGCCGGCAGCGCTTCGCACGGCAAGACATCTTTCACTTGAAGGCCCCAGGCTTCGATGGCGTCAAAGGCGTTGCGCCGATCTATCAAGCCCGTGAGGCAATTGGCTTGGCGCTCATTCTTGAGCGGCACGGCGCAAGTTTCTTCGGAGCCGGCGGGAAGCCTGACGGCCTGTTGACGACCGACAGTAAGCTCGGAGCCGATGCAGCTGCTCGCATGGGTGTGGCGTGGAAAGCTACGTTCGGAGGCGGCCGTTCTGGCGGTACGCCCGTACTTGAGGAGGGCCTAAAATATCAGCCGGTCACCTTCAACAGTACGGATAGTCAATATCTCGAAAATCGCATCTTCCAAATCCAAGAGATCGCACGCGCCTTCCGCGTCCCACCGATTTTTCTTATGGAGCTGGGCCGCAGTACGTGGGGCAACGGCGAGACCATGGGCCGCCAATTCGTTGATTACTGTCTCCGGCCTTGGGCTCTTCGGTGGGAGAGCGAGATCCGCCTTAAATTGATTCACGGAACAGATCATGAATCACACTTCGCCGAGTTTCTGTTTGATGACTTCCTGAAAGCCGACGCGGTGGCAAGGATGGACGCATACAGCCGCGCGATCTCTGCCCGAATACTCAATCCGAATGAAGTCAGGTCGATGGAGAACCGCGCCCCATACAAAGGCGGCGATGCGTTTGCCAATCCCAATACCAGCTCGGCTGCGACCTCCAGCTTAACGCAGGAGAAGCCGCAATGA
- a CDS encoding gene transfer agent family protein, producing the protein MSTNFRTFIGDAERDLTLTPIMVLELERLTGMGIGALMSRVTHRQFHHADLLQIIRLGLIGGGEAPERAAQFVQIYVAPRPISEILPGAIGALEALWFGSAPQEENRQ; encoded by the coding sequence ATGAGCACGAACTTCCGCACGTTCATCGGCGATGCTGAGCGCGATTTGACGCTCACTCCAATCATGGTTCTGGAGCTTGAACGCCTGACCGGCATGGGCATCGGCGCCCTTATGAGCCGCGTCACGCATCGGCAGTTTCACCATGCCGATCTGCTCCAGATCATACGCCTCGGCCTCATTGGCGGCGGCGAAGCTCCAGAGCGTGCAGCTCAGTTCGTCCAGATATACGTCGCACCGCGCCCAATTTCCGAGATCCTTCCGGGCGCGATCGGCGCCTTAGAGGCGCTTTGGTTCGGCAGCGCTCCCCAGGAGGAAAACCGCCAATGA
- a CDS encoding HK97 family phage prohead protease — MNRLEFKADLSTDDAGAITGLAWPFGSADHIGDMIEKGAFTGPAKIPMLFGHDPKQPIGVWESATETNTGLEVRGRLLVDDVARAREVHALVKAGALSGLSIGFRTKKAITRKGGGRTIQLLELAEISLVTIPMHPGAKVTSAKSAEAAIAIAEAINRAAMALRA, encoded by the coding sequence ATGAACCGGCTTGAATTCAAGGCTGATCTCAGCACCGACGATGCAGGCGCCATCACCGGCCTTGCATGGCCATTTGGCTCCGCCGATCACATCGGCGACATGATCGAGAAGGGAGCTTTCACCGGCCCCGCTAAGATTCCCATGCTCTTCGGTCATGATCCCAAACAGCCGATCGGCGTTTGGGAAAGCGCCACCGAGACGAATACTGGCCTGGAGGTTCGCGGCCGTCTGCTTGTGGATGACGTAGCGCGCGCTCGTGAAGTTCACGCCTTGGTCAAGGCCGGCGCCCTGTCGGGCTTGTCGATTGGCTTCAGAACAAAGAAGGCCATCACCCGCAAGGGTGGCGGTCGCACAATCCAATTGCTGGAATTGGCCGAGATCAGTCTCGTGACCATCCCCATGCACCCCGGCGCCAAAGTTACGAGCGCCAAATCCGCCGAAGCAGCAATCGCGATCGCAGAGGCAATCAACCGGGCCGCGATGGCTCTTCGAGCATAA
- a CDS encoding phage major capsid protein, which produces MTMMIKGMPYGAPIELKGEEPDAEGIVTKALDALTASVDERLKAIETKSGERIDQLEAKINRPSIITGKADDMSEERKAFDAYLRHGKEAGAEELKTLIVSSDPQGGYLAPAEMSSEFIRELVEFSPIRPLASVRTTSAPSVTYPRRTGITNAKWKGEIQASEASEPAFGQVEVPIREVNTYVDVSNQLLADSAGTAEAEVRLALAEDFGAKEGLAFVSGDGPLQPEGLMTNADVLSTATGNAATLGTNPADLLISHMYLLPASYRTRGTWLMNGSTLAAIRKLKDASGLYLWQPSYQVGAPEMILGRAVIEIPDLDDVGAGTAPILFGDIATAYRIVDRVSLSILVNPYILATNGITRIHATRRTGAAVVQPKAIRKIVCSV; this is translated from the coding sequence ATGACGATGATGATTAAGGGCATGCCGTACGGCGCGCCGATTGAGCTGAAGGGCGAAGAGCCCGACGCCGAGGGCATCGTGACCAAGGCCCTGGATGCCTTGACGGCCTCGGTTGACGAGCGTCTGAAGGCGATCGAGACAAAGTCGGGCGAGCGCATCGATCAGCTCGAAGCCAAGATCAACCGGCCTTCGATCATCACCGGCAAAGCCGATGACATGTCCGAAGAGCGCAAGGCGTTCGATGCTTATCTTCGGCATGGCAAGGAAGCTGGCGCGGAAGAGCTGAAAACGCTTATCGTCTCAAGCGATCCCCAGGGCGGCTATCTCGCGCCTGCTGAAATGTCGAGCGAGTTCATTCGCGAGCTGGTTGAGTTCAGCCCGATCAGGCCACTTGCCAGCGTACGCACCACTTCGGCGCCGTCTGTCACCTATCCACGCCGCACCGGCATCACCAACGCGAAGTGGAAGGGCGAGATTCAGGCGTCTGAAGCATCCGAGCCGGCTTTTGGGCAGGTCGAGGTGCCGATCCGCGAGGTGAACACGTACGTCGATGTGAGCAATCAATTGCTTGCAGACAGCGCCGGCACTGCCGAGGCAGAGGTTCGTCTTGCCCTGGCCGAAGACTTTGGAGCCAAGGAAGGACTCGCGTTCGTTTCTGGCGATGGACCGCTTCAGCCCGAAGGTCTGATGACTAACGCCGACGTGCTGAGCACGGCTACGGGAAACGCGGCAACGCTTGGCACCAATCCGGCCGATCTCCTGATCAGCCACATGTACCTGCTTCCGGCCTCTTATCGTACCCGTGGCACGTGGCTGATGAACGGCTCCACGCTCGCGGCCATCCGCAAGCTTAAGGACGCCAGCGGCCTCTATCTTTGGCAGCCTTCATATCAGGTAGGTGCGCCGGAGATGATCCTTGGACGCGCGGTGATCGAGATCCCTGACCTCGATGACGTAGGCGCCGGAACGGCTCCGATCCTGTTCGGTGACATAGCCACGGCTTACCGCATCGTGGATCGCGTCAGCCTCTCGATCCTCGTGAACCCGTACATCCTGGCGACGAACGGCATCACCCGTATTCATGCGACCCGCCGCACCGGCGCGGCCGTTGTGCAGCCGAAGGCGATCCGCAAGATCGTCTGCTCGGTTTAA
- a CDS encoding spike base protein, RCAP_Rcc01079 family has protein sequence MTQTDPFADLARGYDSFVDRHFLIVPSNDLDLEIKPRAIYCHVPGTVVVRDEHGTDLPYEMNWSGGLICVRAVRVLATGTTGTYYGWV, from the coding sequence ATGACTCAAACGGACCCTTTCGCAGATCTCGCGCGTGGATATGACAGCTTCGTTGATCGTCATTTCCTGATCGTCCCTTCCAACGATCTCGACCTCGAAATCAAGCCCCGGGCGATCTATTGCCATGTCCCCGGCACAGTCGTCGTTCGTGACGAGCACGGAACCGATCTGCCCTACGAGATGAATTGGTCTGGCGGTTTAATCTGTGTCCGCGCCGTTCGTGTCCTGGCGACCGGCACGACCGGCACCTATTACGGTTGGGTGTGA
- a CDS encoding head-tail connector protein → MTIVSIEQMQDQLNLPISQDEYLIEQKIGAAEAWIAAYIGADLIEKYETPDAVPATVVEAIKQLAGHFYEQREGSPTIPNGVTDLLRSERVWCF, encoded by the coding sequence ATGACGATCGTTTCAATCGAGCAGATGCAGGATCAATTAAACCTGCCGATATCGCAGGATGAGTACCTGATCGAGCAGAAGATCGGTGCGGCCGAAGCATGGATTGCGGCATATATCGGCGCCGACCTTATCGAGAAATACGAAACTCCCGACGCCGTCCCGGCCACAGTCGTGGAGGCAATCAAGCAGCTTGCTGGCCACTTTTATGAGCAACGGGAAGGCTCACCGACCATACCTAATGGCGTGACCGACCTCCTGCGTAGCGAGCGGGTCTGGTGCTTCTGA
- a CDS encoding HK97 gp10 family phage protein: MARNSRQIKNFEKRLTAIPRAVREALTPTLLKSGEELVASMRQLAESSRDTGGLINSIAVTGPGQQTPAYSQPGGSLIVAPLTVAVTAGNSQVRYAHLVEHGTAAATAQPFFWPGYRLGRKRLEGRIKRAISKAIKDAKR, from the coding sequence ATGGCCCGGAACAGCAGGCAGATAAAGAATTTCGAGAAGCGTTTAACGGCCATTCCCCGGGCTGTCCGCGAGGCTCTGACGCCAACACTTCTAAAGAGCGGTGAAGAGTTGGTGGCCTCCATGCGCCAGCTGGCAGAATCCTCACGTGATACAGGGGGTTTGATCAATAGCATTGCAGTCACCGGCCCCGGTCAGCAGACCCCTGCTTACTCACAGCCCGGCGGATCGCTGATCGTTGCGCCGCTTACTGTAGCCGTCACGGCAGGCAATAGCCAGGTGCGGTATGCGCACCTTGTCGAGCACGGTACCGCCGCCGCGACCGCTCAACCGTTCTTCTGGCCTGGCTATAGGCTCGGCCGCAAGCGCCTAGAAGGCCGTATCAAGCGCGCGATCTCGAAAGCCATTAAGGACGCCAAAAGATGA